One Thunnus albacares chromosome 12, fThuAlb1.1, whole genome shotgun sequence genomic region harbors:
- the LOC122993947 gene encoding DET1- and DDB1-associated protein 1-like has protein sequence MEKSDFLKGLPVYNKNNFSRFHADSVCKASNRRPSVYLPTREYPSEQIIVTEKTNILLRYLHQQWDKKNAAKKREQDQTEGENTAPPRKIARTDSRELNEDS, from the exons TGATTTCCTGAAGGGACTACCTGtctacaacaaaaacaacttcagcAGGTTCCATGCAGACTCTGTATGTAAAGCATCA AACCGTCGACCATCTGTGTATCTTCCAACCCGGGAATATCCATCAGAGCAGA TCATAGTCACAGAGAAGACAAACATCCTACTGCGATATCTCCATCAACAGTGGGATAAAAAG AATGCAGCAAAAAAGCGGGAGCAGGATCAAACAGAGGGGGAGAACACGGCGCCTCCGCGGAAAATTGCCAGAACCGACAGTCGAGAGCTGAACGAGGATTCATAA